One genomic region from Manis pentadactyla isolate mManPen7 chromosome 12, mManPen7.hap1, whole genome shotgun sequence encodes:
- the LOC130679896 gene encoding serine/arginine repetitive matrix protein 1-like produces MARPPGGTQTPRGPPSEELRVLCTHRPPRTDWSQRRRHIPSSLCARDPSQGPAHSPRLVPRTASWVGPVLIPILQMKRSRHGVQEAAWRQRLCSPLPWRPPAPPPDGLGEGGRPRPGRTCPSPRPDRSASPSPLGTCGGRIDSVGLLRVRPTSGPPQHSSPVRSELACQKAAALSAYKVNTLKWPPVCSPGTPLSCTGPAWATASWRRTPEREGPGCGLTVQSPRSPGALVRGDPRGLPGVRHESRAGAQDRHRRELERKEAVTCATEPRTPGQGQGGRGATRGQRTPPVRLQDELPGLLWLCPPGP; encoded by the exons ATGGCCCGGCCACCGGGGGGCACACAGACCCCGAGAGGGCCCCCCTCCGAGGAGCTGAGAGTCCTTTGCACCCACAGACCACCAAGGACAGACTGGTCCCAAAGGCGACGGCACATACCGTCCTCGCTGTGTGCCAGAGACCCCTCCCAGGGCCCCGCGCATTCACCTCGTTTAGTCCCCAGGACCGCCTCCTGGGTCGGCCCGGTTctgattcccattttacagatgaagagatcGAGGCACGGGGTTCAGGAGGCCGCCTGGCGGCAGAGGCTGTGCTCACCGCTACCCTGGCGGCCTCCCGCACCTCCTCCCGATGGCCTCGGGGAGGGGGGACGGCCCAGGCCCGGAAGGACCTGCCCCAGCCCGCGGCCTGACCGCTCCGCCTCCCCCTCTCCGCTCGGCACCTGCGGGGGGCGGATCGACTCCGTGGGCCTCCTCAGGGTGCGGCCGACCTCCGGGCCTCCCCAGCACAGCAGCCCTGTCAGGTCCGAGCTGGCCTGTCAGAAGGCTGCTGCCTTGTCTGCGTACAAAGTGAACACCCTGAAGTGGCCCCCTGTCTGCTCCCCAGGAACCCCACTGTCCTGTACAGGCCCTGCCTGGGCCACTGCCTCGTGGAGGAGGACCCCCGAGAGGGAAGGGCCTGGGTGCGGGCTGACGGTGCAGAGCCCCCGGTCTCCCGGTGCGCTTGTGAGGGGAGACCCCCGG GGGCTGCCGGGGGTGAGACACGAGTCCAGAGCGGGAGCGCAGGACAGGCACCGGAGAGAACTCGAAAGGAAGGAGGCAGTGACGTGCGCCACAGAGCCTCGGACACCAGGACAGGGGCAGGGTGGCCGCGGTGCCACCAGAGGTCAAAGGACTCCACCCGTCCGACTCCAGGATGAGCTGCCGGGGCTCCTCTGGCTGTGCCCCCCAGGCCCCTGA